From the Osmerus eperlanus chromosome 21, fOsmEpe2.1, whole genome shotgun sequence genome, one window contains:
- the itsn2b gene encoding intersectin-2b isoform X1, which produces MNGGVSVWAITPDERGKHDQKFDTLSPAMGFVSGEQARKFFLQSGLPSPVLAEIWALADMNKDGKMDRLEFSIAMKLIKLKLHGTPLPSALPIIMKQPPVPAPSHAHSASMSNSRYGMGSMPNLSMMPGGLAMLTPIPMTTTISPMTSLTPLVPTAMGVSPLVGSSTMPLLPSLGSPALPNGTMGFLQPMQSGIMGTGLTLSGPYSSPLGLSSSPAVNMFSSLLDLGSSSSASSSPASLADASPKTAPSDWAIPHATRLKYRQQFNSLDKNMTGYLSGLQVRNAMATTMLSQTQLATIWTLADVDKDGKLKGEEFILAMHLVDMAKTGQPLPLSLPAELIPPSHRSAVNGSSSSSLYAALTDDLEVEPAQKTRSNLSFEDKFKANLERGNAELEKRRLALQEAQRREEERRAQKERDERERREREVRELEERRRKEEERRLERQRELERQREEERLKEVERKEAAQRELERQRKEEWERRRRAEMQSQKGQEQEDITRLRAKKRSLEMELEAVGNKHRQISDRLREAQSKKRVQKSELELTNQRRETRRQDINTLQRQMEEYQRKLSQLTPEQQRLSEKVKNMELNNLPVSTMSTLRRSVSERNGVCSGLRQQLDALERETASTLADMDQYNNGLLDLRDSQRKQQSALEKLQSIREDKLRELKRLREQEENRKRMEEDRKRMEEEEAQRRIKLEKERQWQEKLRREEEERQRRLQEEREAKLREEEERETQARLLAARELAERERRAREEEERRRREEERRRDEERKTQEERRRQEEEDRRRRLEEERRRLEEERREEERRRQEEKRRQEEERRRLEEERREEERKKEREDEERRRQRAAEAAIRDSEERKRAEEARRKREEEKKRQDEEEKRRCEEERKKAEEDRKRAEEERKRADERKRADEERKRADEERKRKEEEKRRLEEERKSAEEERKRKEEEGSGQQQVNGGKSDIQAKLTALLRGLEERKGGLQPQAREHRKSAALTSFQALYPFTARNKDELSFEADDIIEVDESTEREQGWLYGSGRGNMGWFPESYVQRQAHPQAHPQAPPTGALYAVVNKQALKPQASIHTSTAAPEPAAPASAPPKSAFTPTHHPSTAPSEQGQVVGTLLAQALCSWTAKTESHLNFSKDDVIRVLEQQESWWLGELGGQQGWFPKTYVALLGEDEPADSVFSDGSDNNEGSQQEEFVALYTYESPEPGDLTFREGDIILVSQREGDWWRGCTGDRAGLFPSNYVKPKEVEPSGGPGKPGTPGKKPEIAQVTTAYSANGTEQLSVAPGQLILILSKNASGWWLGELQARGRKRQKGWFPASHVKMLGSSSGKSTPAPLPVCQVIAMYDYKAANEDEMSISKGQLINVLDKNDPDWWRGDVNGVTALFPANYVKMTTTESDPSQQWCADLTSLDSMTPQERKRQGYIHELLQTEERYVEDLQIVLEVFHKPMCESGRLPEAEMAMIFVNWKELIACNTKLLKALRVRKKTGGENMPVQVVGDILAAELAHMQPYIRFCSCQLNAAALLQSRTDNEPDFKHFLKKIATDYRCKGMPLSSFLLKPMQRITRYPLHIKNILESTQEGHVDRGPLQEALERAEELCSQVNEGVREKENSDRLEWIQAHVQCEGITENLVFNSLTNLLGPRKLLHSGRVFKAKSNKELWAFLLQRLSCCSPTPPSSSAPRVPRQAVQLQEQHPAQDVQAAGVSE; this is translated from the exons ATGAATG GGGGCGTTAGTGTGTGGGCCATCACCCCAGATGAGAGGGGAAAACACGACCAGAAGTTCgacaccctctctcctgccaTGGGCTTTGTCTcag GGGAACAGGCCAGGAAGTTCTTCCTGCAGTCAGGTCTGCCCTCTCCAGTGCTGGCAGAGATCTG ggcTCTGGCGGATATGAACAAGGATGGAAAGATGGACAGACTGGAGTTCTCCATCGCTATGAAGCTTATTAAGCTCAAGCTGCATGGCACGCCCCTCCCCTCGGCTCTGCCAATCATCATGAAGCAGCCCCCAGTGCCCGCCCCTAGCCACGCCCACTCGGCTTCCATGTCCAACTCTCGCTACG GGATGGGCTCTATGCCAAACCTGTCGATGATGCCAGGGGGCCTGGCCATGCTGACCCCCATCCCCATGACGACAACAATCTCACCCATGACCTCACTCACACCCCTGGTCCCCACGGCAATGGGCGTGAGTCCTCTGGTTGGCTCCAGcaccatgcccctgctgccCTCGCTGGGAAGCCCCGCCCTGCCCAATGGCACCATGGGATTTCTACAGCCCATGCAGAGTGGAATCATGGGAACTG GTCTGACTCTGTCTGGTCCATATTCCTCTCCTCTGggcttgtcctcctctcctgcagtcAACATGTTTTCCTCTCTGCTGGACCTGGGctccagcag ctccgcctcctcctcccccgcctccctggCGGACGCCTCCCCAAAGACCGCCCCCTCCGACTGGGCCATCCCCCACGCCACCCGCCTCAAATACAGACAGCAGTTCAACAGCCTGGACAAGAACATGACCGGATacctctcag GTCTTCAGGTGAGGAACGCCATGGCAACCACTATGCTAAGTCAAACACAGCTGGCAACCATCTG GACCCTAGCGGACGTAGACAAGGATGGCAAGCTGAAGGGGGAGGAGTTTATCCTGGCCATGCACCTGGTGGATATGGCCAAGACTGGACAGCCCTTACCTCTCAGTCTGCCTGCAGAGCTgatccctccatcacacag gagtgctGTGaacggcagcagcagcagctccctCTATGCTGCCCTCACTGATGACCTGGAAGTGGAACCAGCGCAGAAGACCAGGAGCaact TGTCGTTCGAGGACAAGTTCAAGGCCAACCTGGAGCGGGGGAACGCGgagctggagaagaggaggctggCCCTGCAGGAggcgcagaggagagaggaggagcgccGCGCCCAGAAGGAGCGGGACGAGCGGGAGCGGAGAGAGCGGGAGGtcagggagctggaggagaggaggaggaaggaggaggagaggaggctggagcgacagagggagctggagaggcagagggaggaggagaggctgaaggaggtggagagaaaggag gcggccCAGCGTGAGCTGGAGCgtcagaggaaggaggagtgggagaggaggaggagagcagagatgcAGAGCCAGAAGGgtcaggagcaggaggacaTCACCCGGCTGAGAGCCAAGAAGAGGAGTCTGGAGATGGAGCTGGAGGCtgtg ggtaACAAGCACCGACAGATATCAGACCGTCTGCGCGAAGCCCAGAGCAAGAAGAGAGTTCAGAAGAGCGAGCTGGAGCTGACCAATCAGAGAAGAGAGACCCGCAGACAGGACATAAACACTTtgcagagacagatggag GAGTACCAGAGGAAGTTGTCCCAGCTGACACCAGAGCAGCAGAGGCTCAGTGAGAAGGTCAAGAACATGGAGCTCAACAACCTCCCAG TGTCCACCATGTCCACCCTGCGGCGCAGTGTGAGTGAGCGGAACGGAGTGTGCTCCGGGCTGAGGCAGCAGCTGGACgccctggagagggagacagcctCCACCCTGGCCGACATGGACCAGTACAACAACGGCCtgctg gacctGAGGGACAGTCAGAGGAAGCAGCAGTCTGCCCTGGAGAAGCTGCAGAGCATCAGGGAGGACAAGCTGAGGGAGCTGAAGAGACtgagggagcaggaagagaacaggaagaggatggaggaggacaggaagaggatggaggaggaggaagctcaAAG gcgtaTTAAGCTGGAGAAGGAGCGCCAGTGGCAGGAGAAGCtgcggagggaggaggaggagaggcagaggaggctgcaggaggagagggaggccaagctgagagaggaggaggagagggagacccaGGCCCGTCTCCTGGCCGCCAGGGAGCTGGCCGAGCGAGAGCGCcgggccagggaggaggaggagaggaggaggagggaggaggagcggaggagagacgAGGAACGCAAgacgcaggaggagaggagacgacaggaggaggaagacaggaggaggaggctggaggaggagaggaggaggctggaggaggagaggagggaggaggagaggaggaggcaggaggagaagagaaggcaggaggaagagaggaggaggttggaggaggagaggagagaggaggagcgtaagaaagagagggaggatgaggagaggagacggcaGCGGGCTGCCGAGGCTGCCATCAGAGActcggaggagaggaagagagcggaggaggcgaggagaaagagggaggaggagaagaaaaggcaggatgaggaggagaagaggaggtgcgaggaagaaaggaaaaaagcagaggaggacaggaagagggcggaggaggagaggaagagggcggatgagaggaagagggcggatgaggagaggaagagggcggatgaggagaggaagaggaaggaggaggagaagagaagactggaggaggagaggaagagcgcagaggaggagaggaagaggaaggaggaggaggggtccgGCCAGCAGCAGGTGAATGGAGGGAAGTCGGATATCCAGGCGAAGCTGACAGCTCTGCTAcgaggcctggaggagaggaaag GAGGGCTGCAGCCACAGGCCAGGGAGCACAGGAAGTCAGCCGCTCTCACTTCCTTCCAAGCTCTCTACCCCTTCACCGCCCGCAACAAGGACGAGCTCAGCTTCGAGGCCGATGACATCATCGAG gtggaTGAGTCTACGGAGCGTGAGCAGGGCTGGCTGTACGGCAGCGGGCGGGGGAACATGGGCTGGTTCCCGGAGAGCTACGTGCAGAGACAGGCCCACCCGCAGGCCCATCCGCAGGCCCCGCCCACAGGCGCTCTGTACGCCGTGGTCAACAAACAGGCGCTCAAGCCCCAGGCCTCCATCCACACCTCCACTGCTGCCCCGGAGCCGGCCGCGCCTGCCAGCGCCCCGCCCAAGTCTGccttcacccccacacaccatcCCAGCACCGCCCCCTCGGAACAGGGACAG gtggtggGCACCCTGCTGGCCCAGGCCCTGTGCTCCTGGACAGCCAAGACAGAGAGCCACCTGAACTTCAGTAAGGACGACGTGATCCGCGTGCTGGAGCAGCAGGAGAGCTGGTggctgggggagctgggggggcagcagggctggttCCCCAAGACCTACGTggctctgctgggggaggacGAACCCGCCGA CTCTGTATTTTCTGATGGATCTGACAACAATGAGGGTTCCCAACAAGAAG AGTTCGTGGCCCTGTACACGTACGAGAGCCCGGAGCCAGGGGACCTGACCTTCAGGGAGGGTGACATCATCCTGGTGAGCCAGCGTGAGGGGGACTGGTGGAGGGGCTGCACAGGAGACCGTGCCGGCCTCTTCCCCTCCAACTACGTCAAGCCTAAAGAGGTTGAg CCCTCTGGAGGCCCAGGGAAGCCCGGAACACCTGGCAAGAAGCCAG AGATCGCCCAGGTAACCACGGCGTACTCGGCCAATGGCACAGAGCAGCTGAGTGTGGCTCCTGGCCAGCTGATCCTCATCCTCAGCAAGAACGCCTCCGGCTGGTGGCTCGGGGAACTGCAG GCTCGTGGGAGGAAGCGGCAGAAGGGCTGGTTTCCTGCTTCTCATGTCAAGATGCTGGGCTCCAGCAGCGGCAAGTCTACACCTGCCCCTctgccag TGTGCCAGGTCATCGCCATGTACGACTACAAGGCAGCCAATGAGGACGAGATGAGCATCTCCAAGGGTCAGCTGATCAACGTGCTGGACAAGAACGACCCTGATTGGTGGAGAGGAGATGTCAACGGGGTCACCGCCCTGTTCCCCGCCAATTACGTCAAGATGACCACCACAGAGTCCGACCCCAGCCAGCAAT ggtgtGCTGACCTCACCAGTCTGGACAGTATGACCcctcaggagaggaagaggcagggcTACATCCACGAGCTGCTTCAGACGGAGGAGAGATACGTGGAGGACCTGCAGATCGTCctggag GTGTTCCACAAGCCCATGTGTGAGTCCGGCCGGCTGCCAGAGGCAGAGATGGCCATGATCTTCGTTAACTGGAAGGAGCTCATCGCCTGCAACACCAAACTgctcaa ggcccTGCGCGTGCGTAAGAAGACCGGGGGGGAGAACATGCCGGTGCAGGTGGTGGGGGACATCCTGGCTGCAGAGCTGGCTCACATGCAGCCCTACATCCGCTTCTGCTCCTGCCAGCTGAACGCTGCCGCCCTGCTGCAGAGCCGCACCGACAACGAGCCGGACTTCAAACACTTCctcaag AAAATCGCTACAGACTACCGGTGTAAGGGCATGCCTCTGTCCAGCTTCCTGCTCAAGCCCATGCAGAGGATCACCCGCTACCCTCTCCACATCAAGAAT atcctgGAGAGCACCCAGGAGGGCCACGTGGACCGGGGCCCCCTGCAGGAGGCGCTGGAGCGGGCGGAGGAGCTGTGCTCCCAGGTCAACGAGGGCgtcagggagaaggagaactCAGACAGGCTGGAGTGGATCCAGGCTCACGTGCAGTGTGAGGGCATcactgag AACCTGGTGTTTAACTCCCTGACCAACCTGCTGGGGCCCAGGAAGCTGCTCCACAGCGGCCGGGTGTTCAAGGCCAAGAGCAACAAGGAGCTGTGGGCCTTCCTGTTACAACGACTTTCCTGCTGCTCACCCACGCCACCAAGCAGTTCAGCGCCTCGGGTCCCCCGACAAGCTGTTCAGCTACAAGAACAACACCCAGCTCAAGATGTACAAGCCg CCGGTGTTTCTGAATGA
- the LOC134007321 gene encoding protein eva-1 homolog A-like, which translates to MTLGSTLCCSERTPGSRGERRRRTKGGRRGYMREGKLLPTTCQRDISSDIMSVPPTGTPSPNMEVKGVSQEMALLSNALAAYTFLADHPERAALVFVSGVCVGLLLTLFALVFQVHCRTDCHYSSRRRRHHDDSCPRLHRGDPHCPIHHPAVAVTGEDSRSGDLDDVTADLSSRRRRLSERTLVRTSVFTSAEELERAQRLEDRERILREIWINGQPDLNTITHSLNHYY; encoded by the exons ATGACGCT AGGGAGCACCCTCTGCTGCTCTGAGAGGACGCCTGgaagcagaggggagaggaggaggaggacgaagggaggaaggagaggatatATGAGGGAGGGGAAGCTGCTCCCTACTACCTGTCAGAGAGATATTTCCAGTGACATCATGAGTGTTCCGCCCACTGGAACCCCGAGCCCAAATATGGAGGTGAAGGGCGTTTCCCAGGAGATGGCGTTGCTAAGCAATGCCTTGGCAGCCTACACCTTTCTAGCAG acCATCCAGAGAGGGCAGCGCTGGTCTTCGTCAGCGGGGTGTGTGTTGGTCTCCTCCTCACACTCTTTGCCCTCGTCTTCCAAGTACACTGCCGGACCGACTGTCActacagcagcaggaggagacgTCACCACGACGACAGTTGCCCTCGTCTTCACCGTGGCGACCCCCACTGCCCCATACACCACCCTGCAGTGGCGGTGACCGGCGAGGACAGCCGGTCGGGGGACTTGGATGACGTCACTGCCGACCTGTCGTCACGGAGACGGAGGCTGTCGGAGAGAACGCTGGTGCGCACGAGTGTGTTCACGTCGGCAGaag AGTTGGAGCGAGCGCAGaggctggaggacagagagaggatcctCCGAGAGATCTGGATCAACGGACAGCCTGACCtgaacaccatcacacacagcctcaaccACTACTACTGA
- the LOC134007320 gene encoding LOW QUALITY PROTEIN: C-reactive protein-like (The sequence of the model RefSeq protein was modified relative to this genomic sequence to represent the inferred CDS: deleted 1 base in 1 codon): MLPGQMERLFLVVVMTTVCWSAPQDLSAKMFTFPAESDSAYAKLIPTKKIFASVTVCLRYFTDQRKGQSLFSMATPSHHNDIMLYKDNTLGSVSFWIRDVGLAFKELPDLLNTWSSTCGTWDSASGLGQLWVNGKASTRRQSYSGAGLDGSPVILLGQEQDSYGGGFSKEQAFVGSISDVHMWDYVLSPCEIRRFTADLNYTPGNVLNWRGLSYTLTGRVVVEERQQDQQCQV; this comes from the exons ATGTTGCCCGGTCAGATGGAGAGACTGTTCCTGGTGGTCGTCATGACGACTGTGTGCTGGTCCGCTCCTCAGG ATCTGAGTGCTAAGATGTTTACCTTCCCAGCGGAGTCGGACTCTGCCTACGCTAAGCTCATTCCAACCAAGAAGATATTTGCCTCTGTCACTGTGTGTCTCAG gtatTTCACTGACCAGAGGAAGGGCCAGTCCCTGTTCTCCATGGCAACGCCCTCCCACCACAACGACATCATGCTCTACAAAGATAACACTCTGGGCTCTGTGTCCTTCTGGATCAGGGACGTCGGCCTGGCCTTCAAAGAGCTGCCTGACCTCCTCAACACCTGGTCATCCACGTGCGGCACCTGGGACTCCGCTAGTGGGCTGGGCCAGCTGTGGGTCAACGGCAAGGCCAGCACGCGCAGGCAGAGCTACAGCGGCGCAGGGCTGGACGGGAGCCCCGTCATCCTGCTGGGGCAGGAGCAGGACTCGtac gggggggggttcagcaaGGAGCAGGCCTTCGTGGGCAGCATCAGCGACGTCCACATGTGGGACTACGTCCTGTCGCCCTGCGAGATCCGCAGGTTCACCGCCGACCTCAACTACACGCCCGGAAACGTGCTCAACTGGAGGGGCCTGAGCTACACCCTGacggggagggtggtggtggaggagaggcagcaggacCAGCAGTGTCAGGTCTAG
- the itsn2b gene encoding intersectin-2b isoform X2, with product MNGGVSVWAITPDERGKHDQKFDTLSPAMGFVSGEQARKFFLQSGLPSPVLAEIWALADMNKDGKMDRLEFSIAMKLIKLKLHGTPLPSALPIIMKQPPVPAPSHAHSASMSNSRYGMGSMPNLSMMPGGLAMLTPIPMTTTISPMTSLTPLVPTAMGVSPLVGSSTMPLLPSLGSPALPNGTMGFLQPMQSGIMGTGLTLSGPYSSPLGLSSSPAVNMFSSLLDLGSSSSASSSPASLADASPKTAPSDWAIPHATRLKYRQQFNSLDKNMTGYLSGLQVRNAMATTMLSQTQLATIWTLADVDKDGKLKGEEFILAMHLVDMAKTGQPLPLSLPAELIPPSHRSAVNGSSSSSLYAALTDDLEVEPAQKTRSNLSFEDKFKANLERGNAELEKRRLALQEAQRREEERRAQKERDERERREREVRELEERRRKEEERRLERQRELERQREEERLKEVERKEAAQRELERQRKEEWERRRRAEMQSQKGQEQEDITRLRAKKRSLEMELEAVGNKHRQISDRLREAQSKKRVQKSELELTNQRRETRRQDINTLQRQMEEYQRKLSQLTPEQQRLSEKVKNMELNNLPVSTMSTLRRSVSERNGVCSGLRQQLDALERETASTLADMDQYNNGLLDLRDSQRKQQSALEKLQSIREDKLRELKRLREQEENRKRMEEDRKRMEEEEAQRRIKLEKERQWQEKLRREEEERQRRLQEEREAKLREEEERETQARLLAARELAERERRAREEEERRRREEERRRDEERKTQEERRRQEEEDRRRRLEEERRRLEEERREEERRRQEEKRRQEEERRRLEEERREEERKKEREDEERRRQRAAEAAIRDSEERKRAEEARRKREEEKKRQDEEEKRRCEEERKKAEEDRKRAEEERKRADERKRADEERKRADEERKRKEEEKRRLEEERKSAEEERKRKEEEGSGQQQVNGGKSDIQAKLTALLRGLEERKGGLQPQAREHRKSAALTSFQALYPFTARNKDELSFEADDIIEVDESTEREQGWLYGSGRGNMGWFPESYVQRQAHPQAHPQAPPTGALYAVVNKQALKPQASIHTSTAAPEPAAPASAPPKSAFTPTHHPSTAPSEQGQVVGTLLAQALCSWTAKTESHLNFSKDDVIRVLEQQESWWLGELGGQQGWFPKTYVALLGEDEPADSVFSDGSDNNEGSQQEEFVALYTYESPEPGDLTFREGDIILVSQREGDWWRGCTGDRAGLFPSNYVKPKEVEPSGGPGKPGTPGKKPEIAQVTTAYSANGTEQLSVAPGQLILILSKNASGWWLGELQARGRKRQKGWFPASHVKMLGSSSGKSTPAPLPVCQVIAMYDYKAANEDEMSISKGQLINVLDKNDPDWWRGDVNGVTALFPANYVKMTTTESDPSQQWW from the exons ATGAATG GGGGCGTTAGTGTGTGGGCCATCACCCCAGATGAGAGGGGAAAACACGACCAGAAGTTCgacaccctctctcctgccaTGGGCTTTGTCTcag GGGAACAGGCCAGGAAGTTCTTCCTGCAGTCAGGTCTGCCCTCTCCAGTGCTGGCAGAGATCTG ggcTCTGGCGGATATGAACAAGGATGGAAAGATGGACAGACTGGAGTTCTCCATCGCTATGAAGCTTATTAAGCTCAAGCTGCATGGCACGCCCCTCCCCTCGGCTCTGCCAATCATCATGAAGCAGCCCCCAGTGCCCGCCCCTAGCCACGCCCACTCGGCTTCCATGTCCAACTCTCGCTACG GGATGGGCTCTATGCCAAACCTGTCGATGATGCCAGGGGGCCTGGCCATGCTGACCCCCATCCCCATGACGACAACAATCTCACCCATGACCTCACTCACACCCCTGGTCCCCACGGCAATGGGCGTGAGTCCTCTGGTTGGCTCCAGcaccatgcccctgctgccCTCGCTGGGAAGCCCCGCCCTGCCCAATGGCACCATGGGATTTCTACAGCCCATGCAGAGTGGAATCATGGGAACTG GTCTGACTCTGTCTGGTCCATATTCCTCTCCTCTGggcttgtcctcctctcctgcagtcAACATGTTTTCCTCTCTGCTGGACCTGGGctccagcag ctccgcctcctcctcccccgcctccctggCGGACGCCTCCCCAAAGACCGCCCCCTCCGACTGGGCCATCCCCCACGCCACCCGCCTCAAATACAGACAGCAGTTCAACAGCCTGGACAAGAACATGACCGGATacctctcag GTCTTCAGGTGAGGAACGCCATGGCAACCACTATGCTAAGTCAAACACAGCTGGCAACCATCTG GACCCTAGCGGACGTAGACAAGGATGGCAAGCTGAAGGGGGAGGAGTTTATCCTGGCCATGCACCTGGTGGATATGGCCAAGACTGGACAGCCCTTACCTCTCAGTCTGCCTGCAGAGCTgatccctccatcacacag gagtgctGTGaacggcagcagcagcagctccctCTATGCTGCCCTCACTGATGACCTGGAAGTGGAACCAGCGCAGAAGACCAGGAGCaact TGTCGTTCGAGGACAAGTTCAAGGCCAACCTGGAGCGGGGGAACGCGgagctggagaagaggaggctggCCCTGCAGGAggcgcagaggagagaggaggagcgccGCGCCCAGAAGGAGCGGGACGAGCGGGAGCGGAGAGAGCGGGAGGtcagggagctggaggagaggaggaggaaggaggaggagaggaggctggagcgacagagggagctggagaggcagagggaggaggagaggctgaaggaggtggagagaaaggag gcggccCAGCGTGAGCTGGAGCgtcagaggaaggaggagtgggagaggaggaggagagcagagatgcAGAGCCAGAAGGgtcaggagcaggaggacaTCACCCGGCTGAGAGCCAAGAAGAGGAGTCTGGAGATGGAGCTGGAGGCtgtg ggtaACAAGCACCGACAGATATCAGACCGTCTGCGCGAAGCCCAGAGCAAGAAGAGAGTTCAGAAGAGCGAGCTGGAGCTGACCAATCAGAGAAGAGAGACCCGCAGACAGGACATAAACACTTtgcagagacagatggag GAGTACCAGAGGAAGTTGTCCCAGCTGACACCAGAGCAGCAGAGGCTCAGTGAGAAGGTCAAGAACATGGAGCTCAACAACCTCCCAG TGTCCACCATGTCCACCCTGCGGCGCAGTGTGAGTGAGCGGAACGGAGTGTGCTCCGGGCTGAGGCAGCAGCTGGACgccctggagagggagacagcctCCACCCTGGCCGACATGGACCAGTACAACAACGGCCtgctg gacctGAGGGACAGTCAGAGGAAGCAGCAGTCTGCCCTGGAGAAGCTGCAGAGCATCAGGGAGGACAAGCTGAGGGAGCTGAAGAGACtgagggagcaggaagagaacaggaagaggatggaggaggacaggaagaggatggaggaggaggaagctcaAAG gcgtaTTAAGCTGGAGAAGGAGCGCCAGTGGCAGGAGAAGCtgcggagggaggaggaggagaggcagaggaggctgcaggaggagagggaggccaagctgagagaggaggaggagagggagacccaGGCCCGTCTCCTGGCCGCCAGGGAGCTGGCCGAGCGAGAGCGCcgggccagggaggaggaggagaggaggaggagggaggaggagcggaggagagacgAGGAACGCAAgacgcaggaggagaggagacgacaggaggaggaagacaggaggaggaggctggaggaggagaggaggaggctggaggaggagaggagggaggaggagaggaggaggcaggaggagaagagaaggcaggaggaagagaggaggaggttggaggaggagaggagagaggaggagcgtaagaaagagagggaggatgaggagaggagacggcaGCGGGCTGCCGAGGCTGCCATCAGAGActcggaggagaggaagagagcggaggaggcgaggagaaagagggaggaggagaagaaaaggcaggatgaggaggagaagaggaggtgcgaggaagaaaggaaaaaagcagaggaggacaggaagagggcggaggaggagaggaagagggcggatgagaggaagagggcggatgaggagaggaagagggcggatgaggagaggaagaggaaggaggaggagaagagaagactggaggaggagaggaagagcgcagaggaggagaggaagaggaaggaggaggaggggtccgGCCAGCAGCAGGTGAATGGAGGGAAGTCGGATATCCAGGCGAAGCTGACAGCTCTGCTAcgaggcctggaggagaggaaag GAGGGCTGCAGCCACAGGCCAGGGAGCACAGGAAGTCAGCCGCTCTCACTTCCTTCCAAGCTCTCTACCCCTTCACCGCCCGCAACAAGGACGAGCTCAGCTTCGAGGCCGATGACATCATCGAG gtggaTGAGTCTACGGAGCGTGAGCAGGGCTGGCTGTACGGCAGCGGGCGGGGGAACATGGGCTGGTTCCCGGAGAGCTACGTGCAGAGACAGGCCCACCCGCAGGCCCATCCGCAGGCCCCGCCCACAGGCGCTCTGTACGCCGTGGTCAACAAACAGGCGCTCAAGCCCCAGGCCTCCATCCACACCTCCACTGCTGCCCCGGAGCCGGCCGCGCCTGCCAGCGCCCCGCCCAAGTCTGccttcacccccacacaccatcCCAGCACCGCCCCCTCGGAACAGGGACAG gtggtggGCACCCTGCTGGCCCAGGCCCTGTGCTCCTGGACAGCCAAGACAGAGAGCCACCTGAACTTCAGTAAGGACGACGTGATCCGCGTGCTGGAGCAGCAGGAGAGCTGGTggctgggggagctgggggggcagcagggctggttCCCCAAGACCTACGTggctctgctgggggaggacGAACCCGCCGA CTCTGTATTTTCTGATGGATCTGACAACAATGAGGGTTCCCAACAAGAAG AGTTCGTGGCCCTGTACACGTACGAGAGCCCGGAGCCAGGGGACCTGACCTTCAGGGAGGGTGACATCATCCTGGTGAGCCAGCGTGAGGGGGACTGGTGGAGGGGCTGCACAGGAGACCGTGCCGGCCTCTTCCCCTCCAACTACGTCAAGCCTAAAGAGGTTGAg CCCTCTGGAGGCCCAGGGAAGCCCGGAACACCTGGCAAGAAGCCAG AGATCGCCCAGGTAACCACGGCGTACTCGGCCAATGGCACAGAGCAGCTGAGTGTGGCTCCTGGCCAGCTGATCCTCATCCTCAGCAAGAACGCCTCCGGCTGGTGGCTCGGGGAACTGCAG GCTCGTGGGAGGAAGCGGCAGAAGGGCTGGTTTCCTGCTTCTCATGTCAAGATGCTGGGCTCCAGCAGCGGCAAGTCTACACCTGCCCCTctgccag TGTGCCAGGTCATCGCCATGTACGACTACAAGGCAGCCAATGAGGACGAGATGAGCATCTCCAAGGGTCAGCTGATCAACGTGCTGGACAAGAACGACCCTGATTGGTGGAGAGGAGATGTCAACGGGGTCACCGCCCTGTTCCCCGCCAATTACGTCAAGATGACCACCACAGAGTCCGACCCCAGCCAGCAAT ggtggtag